One Skermanella sp. TT6 genomic window, CATCATGGACGGAACGGCCGTAGTTTCGGTCCCAATCCGGGAACAGACCCAGGTCGCCGAGGCACGCCGCAAGGCGGTGCAGCTGGCGTCCCCGGCCGGTCTCGGCGAGCAGGAATGCGCCCGTCTCGCACTGGTCGTGACCGAGGCCGCCACCAACATCCTGCGCCACGGCGGCGGCGGGGAGATCCTGCTGGACGCCAGGTCGTCGGGCACCAGCGGCGAGGTCACCGTGATCGCCCTGGACAGCGGTCCGGGCATGGCCAACGTGCAGGACTGCCTGCGGGACGGCGTCACCAGCGGCGACAGTCCCGGCACCGGGCTGGGCGCGATCCAGCGCCAGTCCGACCATTTCGACGTCTATTCCAAGCCGGGCGGCGGTACCGCGATCTTCTGCGGCGTGCGGGCCGGCGGTGGCCGGTCCGCGCCCGACCTTCCCGGGCTGGAAGTCGGGGCGGTCTGCCTTCCGCGCATCGGGGAGGCGGTGAGCGGCGATACCTGGTCGGTCCGGGTGACCGATCGCGGCGCCACGCTGTTGTTGCTGTGTGACGGCCTCGGCCATGGTCTCGGCGCCGCCGACGCGGCGGATGCCGCCCGGGCGGGGTTCAGGCGGTCGAAGGAGCGGATGCCCGAACCCCTGGTCGAGGATCTGCACCGGGCGTTGCGGGGGACGCGCGGCGCCGCCATCGCCGTGGTGCGGATCGAGCCGGTCGAGCGCCGCATCCTGTTCGCCGGGGTGGGCAATATCGCGGGGTACTTCCGGTCGCGGGAAGGGCAGGTCCGAACGGTGTCGCAAAACGGCGTCGTCGGGCATAATATGTCGAAAGTGAAGGAATACGAGTATGGTTACGGTGGCGATCTGCTGGCGGTTTTCCATTCGGACGGTTTGAGCACTAAATGGGATATCGACAGCTACCCGGGGCTGGCAACAAGACACCCGACGATGATCGCGGCCGTGCTGTACCGCGATTTCAAGCGGGTCCGGGACGACAACCTGATCGTCGTGCTGAAGACCAGAGACCCCTGACCTGGCCCCTCTTCACGGTCCATGTCCGCCATGACCGGGACATCGTCCATGCCCGGCAGCGGGCGCGGCTGGTCGCCGACCGGATGGGCTTCGAGGTCCAGGACCAGACCCGCATAGCCACGGCGGTGTCGGAGGTCTGCCGCAACGCCTATGCCTATGCCAAAGGCGGCAAGGCCGACTTCAAGATCCAGGAGGTCGCCGGGAAGGTGGCCCTGGTGATCGAGGTCGGCGACCGGGGGCCGGGCATCTCCGAGCTGGACGATATCCTGGCCGGCCGCTACCGGTCGCGCACCGGCATGGGGCTGGGCCTGCTCGGCGCCCAACGCCTGATGGACAGGCTGGACATCGAGACGTCCGCGGAAGGGACGATGGTCCGGCTGACCCGGATCCTGTCCAAGCCGCTGGGCATGCCGATCCCGGAGTTCATCAACAAGCTGATGGACGAGCTTGCGCGCCAGCAGCCGCTGGACCCGGTCGAGGAGGTCCAGCGCCAGAACCAGGAGCTGCTGAGCAGCCTGAACGACCTGCGCCAGCGGGAGGAGGAGCTTCTGGAGGCGAACGCGGCGCTCCGCGCCAGCGTCGTCGAGAAGGAAGTGCTGCTGAAGGAGGTCTACCACCGGGTCAAGAACAACCTCCAGATCATCTCCAGCCTGGTCAGCCTGAAGGCGCGCAAGTCCACCAACCCGCTGGTCCGGCAGGAACTGGACGACGTGCGCAGCCGCATCCACTCGCTGAGCATCGTCCACGAGAAGCTCTACCAATCCGACGACCTGGCCCGCGTCGATCTCTCCGGCTATGTCCGGGACCTGTGCGCCCACCTGCGGACCTCCTTCACCGCGCGGGGCGACGGGCCGGAGCTGATGGTCGAGACCGACGACGTGGCGCTGGGGCTCGACATGGCGATCCAGCTCGGCCTGCTGATCAACGAGATCGTGACCAATGCCTTCAAGCACGCCTTCCCCGACGGGGCCCGGGGCGAGATCCGGGTGTCGCTGACCGTCCTGCCGGGCGAGCGCCTCAGGCTCGAGGTCACCGACAACGGCAAGGGCATGCCGGAGGAGGCGACAGACAGCCTCGGCATGAACCTGATCCGCGCCCTGGCGACGCGGGTCGAAGGCGTGCTGGAGATCGAGGGCGCGAACGGCGACGGCGGCACGCGGGTGACCGTGACGATGCCGCTGCACGGGGATTGAGAGCGGAGGGGCGGCCTAGCCGATGGGGGGTGCCCGTTTGCGCCTGCCCCCGCATGAAAAACTGTCATGAGCAGTGGGTAGCTTCCGCCGATCGATAAACCGGAACGGGAGAATCCTGATCATGTCCAAAATTCCCGAGCCCCGGCGGTGGGTCACCCGCCGCTCGTTCCTGTACAACTCGGCGCTGGCCGGCGGCGGTCTGCTGGTCGCGGCGTCGACGGCAGGCCGGGCGCTGGCCCAGGCGGCCCCGGCCATCGTCACCGCCGACAGCCGCCGCATCGCCATGCCCTACGGCGTCCAGTCCGGCGACCTGTCCGGCGGGCGGGCGATCGTCTGGAGCCGGGCCGACCGGCCGGCCCGCATGATCGTGGAGGTCGCCACGACCGAGAGCTTCAGGAACGCCAGGCGCTTCGAAGGTCCGGTCGCCGTCACCGACAGCGACTACACCGCCCGGCTCGACCTGTCCGGGCTGCCGGCCGACCAGCGCGTGTTCTACCGCGTCAGCTTCCAGGACCTGTCCGACCTGAAGAGCTTCAGCGAGCCGGTGACCGGCCAGTTCCGCACCGCCCCGGGCAACGGCCGGGTCCGCTTCGTCTGGTCCGGCGACACGGCCGGGCAGGGATACGGCATCAATCCCGATTTCGGCGGGATGCGGATCTACGAGGCGATGCGCCGGACCGAGCCCCACTTCTTCATCCATTCCGGCGACACGATCTATGCCGACAACCCGATCCCGGAGACCAAGGAACTGCCGGGCGGCGGGGTCTGGAAGAACATCACGACCGAGGCGAAGTCCAAGGTCGCCGAGACGCTGGGCGATTTCCGCGGCGCCCATGCCTATAACCTGATGGACGAGAACCTGCGCCGCTTCAACGCCGAGGTGCCGATGTTCGCCCAGTGGGACGACCACGAGGCGACCAACAACTGGTACTGGGAAAAGCGCATGGACGCGGACCAGCGCTACAAGGAGAAGAGCGCCGCGGTGCTGGCCGCCAACGGAATGCGCGCCTTCCTGGAATACATGCCGATCCGGCACGACCCGGAGAACCGCGACCGGATCTACAACAAATTCTCCTACGGCCCGCATCTCGACGTGTTCCGCATCGACATGCGCAGCTACCGCGGCCCCAACACCGCCAACCTCCAGGAGGAGATGGGACCGGAGACCGCCATCCTGGGTTCCGAACAGATCCGCTGGCTGAAGCAGGCCCTGCTCGCCTCGAACGCGACCTGGAAGGTGATCGCGGCCGACATGCCGATCGGCGTGATCGTGTACGACAACGGCAAGGACAAGACCGGGTCGGAAGCCATCGCCCAGGGCAACGGCCCGGCCCGCGGCCGCGAGCTGGAGATCGCCGACCTGCTGAGCTTCATCCGGCGCAACGGCATCCGCAACACGGTGTGGCTGACCGCCGACGTCCACTACACCGCGGCCCATTATTACGATCCGAACAAGGCGAAGTTCCAGGACTTCGAGCCGTTCTGGGAGTTCGTCTCCGGCCCGCTGAACTCCGGCACCTTCGGTCCCAACGAGCTGGACGACACCTTCGGCCCGCAGCTGATGTTCGTGAAGGCTCCGCCGGACGGCCAGTCCAACCTGGCCCCGTCGGCCGGGATGCAGTTCTTCGGCCAGGTTGACATCGGCGAGGACGGCGTGATGCTGGTGACCCTCAAGGACCTGGACGGGCAGAGCCTCTACACGAAGGAGTTGCTGCCGGCGGCGTGACGACCCAGGCGGGGAGGGGTTGCGTCCCGCGGGGCGGACGGCGGCCTCCTCCGCACGGCCGCCGACGCCTGCCGGCCCGGCGTCGGCAGGCCCTTTCATCGTCCACGGATGGGCACCGATGAGTCGAAATGAAAATCATCTGCGTCCATCTGCGTGTATCTGTGGGCAGATAAAGAAGATCGCTCCTCGGAAACGTCCATAGTCAAATCCAGTTCAGCCCCGGAAGTTCACCCAGCGATAGACTTCGTCGAAATCCAGGCTCAGGTCGATCGTGTCGAGCCTCATGGAGCCGGTGAAGAGATCGGGGTCGTCGGACCACCCGTCCGCACCGCGTCTCCAGCGCTCGGCGACTTTTATCTCCGAGTGGAACAAGGCGACCTCCCGGATGGAAGTCAGCGAGATGTAGCGCGTGATGTTCTCGCGCGTGTCGGCCTCGTTGGTGGACAGGATCTCGTCGACCAGTTCGTACCGGCCGTCATCCCAGTCCAGGAATTCCTCGACAGTCATCAGCCGGTGAGAGAACTGCGCCGTCATCATCGTCCTTTCGATCCGCACCGATGAACGCCGGACAGGATAGCACAGGGTTTCGGGTCATGGGGAAAGCTCCGTCTGGAACGGCCCGCCGGCGTGCCCATGCGCGATGGGAGAGTGTCCAACAAAGACCCGCTAAATGATTAGCATGATCATAAAATAATAATAAATAGTATGTCTCAAGATTGCCCTGCCTGATGGACAAAATACAGATCTATGAAGAAAAACTAATGCCCTGCCTTGGATTTCATCTCCCTGTCACAGATCGTCACTACAAGTCTGGCCTTCGGTCCTGCCGGTCGATGCCGGCGGCGTCCGGAAGTAATCCGGTCCGAGCAGGGACAATTTGCTCGCCGCCGATTTGCACGACAGCCGGCATGCCCCGCCAGGGATGCCGTCCCGCCAAAGCCATCCAGGCCGCCACGACGCGGCCGCAGGCGCCCCCCGCGGGTGTCCGACAAACAGGGTTGAGGAAAGATGACCAGCCAATACCACCGGCTCTCCCAAGGCGCGTTCGCGCAGGATTGGAGCGAGGCCGGCCTGATCGCGAAGAACGACGACTGGTCCGGAGTCCCGTCGATCATGGGGTACCGCGGCGACGACCTGACCTCGGCGACCGGGGCCGATCCGCGTACGGTGATCGGAACATCCGCCGTGTTGGACGTGAATGCCGACCAGACCAATCCCAACACCTTCAACACCGGCGGCGTGACGGAATTCGCGATCGGCGATCCGACCGTGGCGCTCAGCGGGTCGGCAACCGCCGATGCGCCCTACGTCGTGATCCATCTCGATTCGACCGGGCAGGAAAACATCGAGCTGACCTTCACCGCGCGGGACCTGGAAAGCGGCCCCGACGATGCCGTCCAGCAGGTCGCCGTGCAGTACCGCCTCGGCGAAACGGGAAGCTGGACCAATGTCGAGGGCGGCTACCTGGCCGACGCGACCCAGGGACCGAACCTGGGCGGCGCGTCGATCCCCGTGTCGGTGGCGCTCCCGCCGGAAGCCGGCGACCAGCCGCAGCTCCAGGTGAGGGTCATCACGACCAACGCCGTCGGCAATGACGAGTGGGTCGGCATCGACGATATCCGCGTCAGCAGCTCCGATGTGTTCGGCGATGGGGCGACGCAGGTATCGGTCGGCGACGTCACGGTGAACGAGGCGGACGGAACGGCGGTCTTCACCGTCTCGCGTACCGATGCCGCGACGGCCTTCACGGTCGATTACGCGACGCAGGACGGCAGCGCCACGGCCGGCGGCGACTATGCGGCAACCCGGGGCACGCTGACCTTCGAGCAAGGCGGGGAGCTCTCGCGCCAGGTGACCGTGGAGATCGCGGACGACTCCGTGCCCGAACCCGACGAGACCTTCACGCTTTCGCTGTCCGATCCGACCGCGACGGCCGGCGAGGCACGGATCGCCGACGGTTCCGGCACGGCGACCATCGTCGACGACGATGTCGGCATATCCCGGATCTCTCAGGTCCAGGGCGGCGGCACGGCGAGCCCGCTCGTCGGCGGCAGGGTCACCGTCGAGGCCGTCGTGGTCGGCGATTTCCAGAACGGAGATGCCGACCCCCGGCGGGAGATCGGCGGCTTCTACCTTGTGGAGGAAGCGGCCGACCGGGACGCCGACGGCCTCACCTCCGAAGGCATCTTCGTCTACGAAGGGGCAGGC contains:
- a CDS encoding alkaline phosphatase D family protein, which gives rise to MSKIPEPRRWVTRRSFLYNSALAGGGLLVAASTAGRALAQAAPAIVTADSRRIAMPYGVQSGDLSGGRAIVWSRADRPARMIVEVATTESFRNARRFEGPVAVTDSDYTARLDLSGLPADQRVFYRVSFQDLSDLKSFSEPVTGQFRTAPGNGRVRFVWSGDTAGQGYGINPDFGGMRIYEAMRRTEPHFFIHSGDTIYADNPIPETKELPGGGVWKNITTEAKSKVAETLGDFRGAHAYNLMDENLRRFNAEVPMFAQWDDHEATNNWYWEKRMDADQRYKEKSAAVLAANGMRAFLEYMPIRHDPENRDRIYNKFSYGPHLDVFRIDMRSYRGPNTANLQEEMGPETAILGSEQIRWLKQALLASNATWKVIAADMPIGVIVYDNGKDKTGSEAIAQGNGPARGRELEIADLLSFIRRNGIRNTVWLTADVHYTAAHYYDPNKAKFQDFEPFWEFVSGPLNSGTFGPNELDDTFGPQLMFVKAPPDGQSNLAPSAGMQFFGQVDIGEDGVMLVTLKDLDGQSLYTKELLPAA
- a CDS encoding sensor histidine kinase; this translates as MGFEVQDQTRIATAVSEVCRNAYAYAKGGKADFKIQEVAGKVALVIEVGDRGPGISELDDILAGRYRSRTGMGLGLLGAQRLMDRLDIETSAEGTMVRLTRILSKPLGMPIPEFINKLMDELARQQPLDPVEEVQRQNQELLSSLNDLRQREEELLEANAALRASVVEKEVLLKEVYHRVKNNLQIISSLVSLKARKSTNPLVRQELDDVRSRIHSLSIVHEKLYQSDDLARVDLSGYVRDLCAHLRTSFTARGDGPELMVETDDVALGLDMAIQLGLLINEIVTNAFKHAFPDGARGEIRVSLTVLPGERLRLEVTDNGKGMPEEATDSLGMNLIRALATRVEGVLEIEGANGDGGTRVTVTMPLHGD
- a CDS encoding ATP-binding SpoIIE family protein phosphatase is translated as MDGTAVVSVPIREQTQVAEARRKAVQLASPAGLGEQECARLALVVTEAATNILRHGGGGEILLDARSSGTSGEVTVIALDSGPGMANVQDCLRDGVTSGDSPGTGLGAIQRQSDHFDVYSKPGGGTAIFCGVRAGGGRSAPDLPGLEVGAVCLPRIGEAVSGDTWSVRVTDRGATLLLLCDGLGHGLGAADAADAARAGFRRSKERMPEPLVEDLHRALRGTRGAAIAVVRIEPVERRILFAGVGNIAGYFRSREGQVRTVSQNGVVGHNMSKVKEYEYGYGGDLLAVFHSDGLSTKWDIDSYPGLATRHPTMIAAVLYRDFKRVRDDNLIVVLKTRDP